The genomic interval GGTTGATGTTTGGTTAAATCTTGTTTCCTGGTTGCACTATTAGTCCTGCTGCTCCAATATATCTGATTGTAAAGAGAGGTTTGTTCTGTGAAGCTACTTGTAGAtattcaactcaactttatttatatagtgcaaagtAACAACAATAGTcctctcaaagcgctatcaaaatataaaattcttaagaaaaaacctaacaaatccacatgaacatgcatcagctacagtggggagaaaaaactcccttttaacaagAAGATATTTTCACTTTTCTGGAAATGCACTAAATATGGGAAAGATTTGTCATTAATAATGTTGTATCTTGGAGGTTTTACACCTTCTGAGCACTTTCCAGATAATTTGACTCAGTGAATGTATTCATTTTCTTGCGCTTGTGTAGGAGTTGACTCGCTCTTATTGACAATCATGTGTTCAATAATTGACCTCAGTGCAGATTGCCATcacttgttttgtcttttactgAAGATGACTCAGAGGATGTTCTTTTTCTGTCAGCTTGGCTTTTAATTTGCATTGGGGAAATTTTATTTGGCTCTTCATTAAGCACTAGCCACTCCTGCTTTGCCCCAGATAATTTGTTAAAATACAAATTGAataagcattaaaaacatttctttgttCCTTTCTCCTGTCTATTGATCATTGCTTCCCTTTAATTGCTTTCTCGCCTCCCTTTGTTTTTGTCAGCCACAGACAGGCCTAATCAGTCGAGTGACAGACACAGTAAAGAGCATCGTACCTTCCTGGCTACAGAAATACTTTAACAATGGAGATGCTCCTGTCGAAGGGGAGGCTGCACAGACGCCAGTGCAGAACTGCCAGCCTCCCCCGAATGGTAGCCAAGAAGGTCCTCCAAATGATGAAAGGGAATCCCCAGAGCCAATCCCGAGTAACCCTGGTAAGGAGaggtttttttctaatttttttaaaaagcttggATAAAGTGAATGCATCTTAATTTACCCAGGAGTAGTTTCTAAGCAACACTTATTCTTTCTGACACAGAGCCCTCAACCAGCCGTGCATCCCTGAACTTTCAGGACTATGTACTGTCTCGACCTCCTCTCAGTCGGTCTCATCTTCACTTTACCCCGCTGGatccctcctcctccacccTGGGGGCCTCCAGCAGCCTCTTCTCTCAGCCTTCCACCTCCTCAGCACCAGGACCTTTTTCCACCGGCTTTTCCTTGGTCAAAGAAATCAAGGACAACCTTTCACAGCATGAAGATGATAACATCTCCACCACGAGCGGATTCTCATCCCGTGCATCTGATAAGGGTAAAATCATTTGCTTAGACTAAAATTTGTGCTGTGGAATAGTTTGAAATCAAATGACATTTGTTAAACTTTGTAGAAATCATTACTTTTAACTAAACAATCATCAGTGGTAATGATCTTTAAATGTGTCCGAAGTTCAACAAATGATCTGCTTATAATCGGCTTCtgttaaatgaggaaataaactCTTGTAATGGATTGGACCCTAAATCTTCACcgattaaaatgtttaaaattcaGAGTAGCTTAAAATTTTCTCTAAAAGTTGGGGAAAGCCAGCATTggtcaataaattaaattgCTTCTTTCTAGCAGTTGCTTGATGtaacttttctctttttttgctcTTAGATGTTCCCACTTCCAAAACTGCATCGCTTCCTCAGCTGTGGTCTCCTGAGACGGACAGAACCAGCTCTGGTTCTCAGCCTTCACAGGCCAGTCTGAAAAAGCCTGCTTTCAACCTGTCGGTCTTTAGAACCTCATCTAATGTAAGTGTGTGACTTATACCACTTGAGTCTACAATTAAGAGTTTTAACACTTTTACAGAGCAAAtactttaattactttaaaGAGAGTCTGTAGTTGTGACTCTCATTGCAATTGAAAATGACATAAAGCAGCTTCTTACACAACATGGCCAAGCTGTCAAAGTTACAAATGAGCAAGGACTTtcttacaatttaattttgtggCACAGCCTTTGTATGTCCACATCATTAAATGGAGCATTAATCAATCCATTTTGTTTGCAATGAGTTGTAGATGTAATTTTTAGGTTAGAAAGTCCAAACCTTTTAGAATTTAGTAAAAATTATGCTAACGTCATCATAAAACAAATGTCTTTTGCAGTCATCATTAAACAGCACCCTGCTAAACTCCAGCCAACTTGGAGACTCACCCTTTTATCCCGGAAAGACTACATATGGTGGAGCAGCTGCAGTCAAGAACTCCCGCACTCGTCCAGGAACACCATACCAGGTGAGCTAAAAACATCATGTACCAGGAAAGAAATAACTGAGTCAGGTTATCAGAAAAATAGAAGGCAATCACAGGTTTTGTGTACTCTGCAAACGTAAAGTTTTGTGCAGCCCTACATGTTTGGACTTAGGATGTTTATGTTTTACTACCAAAGAACCTCTGTTTTTGCTTTGACACATTGATCTTAGTGAGTTTGTTTTTCCTGAACAAGTAAAGCTAAATATTACTTTAAATGGACTCACATGGCCTCTCTTGTTCAGGCTCCGGTGAGGAGACAGATTAAAGTTAAGCCGGCAGGTGCTCAGCCTTGTGGAGTTACGAGCGCCACTGCAAGACGCATCCTGCAGTCGTTGGAGCGCATGTCAAGCCCACTTGCTGTGAGTACACACTAGCTTAGTACATAGTATACCTGCCATTTGGATCCAACTGTCCTATGTTTTATCTAAATATTTACGCTCTGATCTACAGGATGTCAAGAGAATCCCAGCAGCTGCTTTGTCCCCTCGGCCTCTGGTATGTAGGTTTAAAGCATTACATACAAACAAATAACTGggaaaaaatctaaatgacaATGACCAAATAATTAACCTGACCAGAGTCAGATTTATGTGTAGCCCCCCCTTTAACTCGAGTTCTCcccatcgatctgggtctgtgtctggcaaaTCTTTTctgaaccagggagggacatgaaccgaatgcttgaagctgattgggcgaagcgcctgtccatcatgatttgttttagccaatcacacggtaacaaatgatgtagTCATCGTCATGCActgcagagacgctgctacaataACAAGGCTCCTCTTTACCgtccaaaaaatgcacaaaacgtcTTTCGTTGTTGCTCTTTCAAGaaggaaatgctggattcttctcaaactgagtttatagcagcttccacatgttcttcctcctgcgtcgacaactttctattttgatttggagctatgctaatTGTGGTAGCCCAGCTAGTGCCTCTCaccgcaactgcgcatgcgccagttttgctttggcgcttctgcctttgtcacacccagatatcccgccctaaaccacaacactgcctcatgattggttaaAATCGGTTCGGttttgaaaggcaaaggcgggaacagtacaagatggattctcctggtgtttgtgaacaccaagAGAATCCaacttgcaggcaaggttaccaAAGAATATCATCTGAAATTCTTGCTCACAAGAATCTTCTTTGCAGGCCAATGATGGAGTGAACATGGGTGTCTCACATCCCCATGCAAAAAAGAAACGGGTAAGTCAGGCCTTCAATATTCTATCTTCCTCTGTACTGACAATCACTGTGCAATGATTTGCACAATGCAATGATCCTTCCACTTTTGGccttgtctttttattttcacaAGTATTATGTGGCCCTCCATGCAAAAGCTAAGCCTTTCTGTCTTGTGCACTTGCCAACTGAGagtttcataatttaaaaaaaagcacacagcATTTGTTGCCTTTTTTCCTGCCGTCTGCTGGTCAGCCTTACACtcatcaacaaaaatattttcagcTGTTCACCACTGTGACtgttcacacacaaacacacttatGTGCAACACTATTAGACTGCATGCTGCATTGGCATGTTAAGTGTAGTTCATTGTAAATTGTGCCAACTCAACACTGAATCCTTTTCCTTAACGATGCTTTGGCATTTCCAGCTGTGACAGCTGCTTTGCACTGCGTCTTACAATAAGCTAATGCTGTGTTTGAGCTACTTTTGTATTGGAGGGCGCACACCACAAATGTTTTGAGATCTTCACAACCTGAAACTGTAAATTATTGATCATTTTCACTCACTGTTGtacagtgtttttctttgtaattcTAGATGGCAAAGATTATTACTAAAAgcattatacagtatgtactgcAGTACTTTTGAGCCCTCCTGGGGTCACAGCACTTTAAgattgtatttgttttcatgATAAAGTAATTAAGCAGGTGCAACACACTCTTACTAAGGCCAACCACCATTCCCCAGTAGGAACCACTAATTAAACTTAATGttgatttatatataaatagtaAGAGTGTCCCAATCTGTTACTATATTAGGTGATGATTTGATACGGAATATGTTTACCAGATTTGATTTCtccaaatgtaatgtttttattggatcTATTGAGGTAATTTGACACagataatttaaatatttttctccaATTGTAACTGTCCTATTCTCAGATGAACTCAAACCTGCCGCCTGTGCAGAAACTTGTGGTTCCAGCAGCAACAGTATCGGCTGTGTCAGGAAACCGATCGGTGTCCTTCAGACCTACTTTGACCCCTGTAGGGATGACACGACCTTTGGAGAGGACAACAAGAGAGACAGTTAGTACCACACTGATGTTTTCACCAACAGTTATCTGTTTTAGCGGACCATTGTGAATTAATACTAATGGTACTTTTCTACAGCCTACACGACAATCATCCCAACTACCTGATGGCATTCTCGACCAACCTCAAAGGTGAGACACTCTGACTTAGTAAATTAGTTTTtctatttacttttaaaaaaaaataaataaaaaaattcatcatttttatttgcatattgattttcttcttttttagtttGATGTACTAAACATGTTTCCTGTGTCCTGTAGCACAATGGGTTCCAGTGTGCCGGTCTATCCTTTGTCGAGCACCCCTGCAGCCAGCAGCGGGGGCTCCGGAGGGGGCAaaatgaaaagagagagaacgACTACGCGAACTTCCCTTAAATGTCACCAAGATGACGATGTAAGAGGAACCAGAAAAGATGTTCAAAACGTAATTTGATTATGAGGaagtaaataaaaactgaaatgtgTAATTTGTTCTAAATTTAGGTGCTCGAGGTGCCTGACCTCCCAGCAATCTCTCTTCCCATCAGTACAGCTGCATTACCTACATTCAGCTTCACCTCTCCTCTGCCGCCACTCGCTAACTCCACAAGCTCCTCCCCCAAGGTCCCAGCTCTGACCCCCAGCAGGGAAATGCTTACCAACAAGGTCTAAAATTGGCCCTAGGCTTTGTCAATGCTGTATGTGTTTATAAtaagatttaaatgttttggttttttttcttgtcaggGTTCACCAAAGGCTGCTTCACCCCCATTTACATTTTCATCTCCTATTGTCAAAACTAGTGCTGCTAGTCCGCCGGCCTTTTCCCCCTCTGTGAGTAACTttggctttttatttatttaaggggATCCTCAATTTACCAAATGTTGCCTAAAGGGTTCCAATTTTACTTGACAGAAGATTTTTTTATAAGTCAAAAAAGGTATTTTATGgtcttttaaaaatgtcttaaagcCAGTTCCAGTTACTACTGTTATGATATTCgtaatataataaaacataaaataatgtaaaatagaaaacttttcttaaaacattgttgttttattagtttCCTCTAACAATTTATAAACTTCTGTAAACGTTTTCGATACTAACTTTCATATACAGTGTTTATTTTCCATTTAAGTTAATCGAAAGCGACCATAGGACATCATTAATCCACAACTTTTGTGCCATTCAGTATTTTGACCCATAGATGGTAgtcaaattttaaaataataaaaggatTATTTTGGAAGGCATATTTTGTAATACTGGTCTTGTAATGAGTTCGATAAGAAGCGTTTAGGCAAAACTTGTAAATATAATGGAGGAGGTCTTGTCAACTGTATTTTCAGAGATTGAACGGAaagtaattgtttttgttgtttacttgtAGGATGGATTTACCTTCAGTGCACCTGTAGCAAAGTTGGGACCCTCCATGTCAAATGGAAAGCTGGACACACCCATCGCTGCAGCAGGTGAACTTTGTTTCCAGCACTTGCACAGCAGTGCAGCTCAATGATGGGCAATTCATAATGACACCCTGTCCTCCTGCGTTTTCCGGTACAGTAAAGCCTGTGACGAGTAAAAATACAGAAGAGTTTGATGGGCCTTTTAAACCAGCCAAGACTCTAAAGCAGGGCAGTGTGCTGGATCTTCTCAAATCACCTGGTGAGATTAAATGACATGGTCTTATGTGTAGTATGAGGCACACATTTTCAAAGTTTTATCTTTTAATTCTGTCTCTCCAGGCTTTGCCTCTCCAGTCGCTCAAAGTTCTCCAAGTCTCGATGCCTCCACCCCGCTGACATCTACTCAGTCTTCAtctgcctttaaagcatcctcctcatcctctctACCTGCTTCACCGGCGTTCAGTGGTCTGTTCAAAGCCCCAACAGGCTGGAGCTGTGACGTGTGTTTAGTTCAGAACAAGCCCTCGGATACAAAGTGCGTTTGCTGCTCAGCCCGACAGCCTAGCGCCTCACCCAAATCAATGAACAGTAAACAATCCCCCGCAACCTCCATTGGGCAGGAAAGCAGCTCCTCCGTCTCCACCACTACAACTACTACTGTAGCCGCAACAAGCTTTGGCACAATGTTCTCTAAGCCTGCAGGAATCTGGGATTGTGACACTTGTCTCGTGAGAAACAAACCAGATGCAGTAAAGTGTGTTGCCTGTGAAACAGCCAAACCAGGAACGGGCCTGAAACCCTCACTGACTCTGTCTTCAGCCTTCTCAGCTGTTCAGTCTGTATGTGCACCGGCAGCCCCAGTTTCCACTGGATTGGGAGACAAATTCAAAAAGCCTGAGGGTGCCTGGGAGTGTGATGTATGTATGATACAAAACAAAGCTGAAGACACAAAGTGTGTGGCCTGCACCAATGCTAAACCAGGTAATTAGTCAATCTAGCATGCATTTACACATTGGCTAAgtgtttttactcactttttaaATTCACTATTTGTCTGATGTTGTCGGTTCTGTCTCAGTTAAATGATGTAGTGTTTGTGAGCATTAGCTTAATGTAATCATTAATTCTACAGGTGCTGCAGCAGGAGATGCTTCAGCTAACAGCAGCACTCCAGTTTTTGGACTAGGAGACAAGTTCAAGAAGCCTGAGGGAGCGTGGGAGTGTGACGCCTGTTGGGTGCAAAATAAGGCTGCTGATGTTCAGTGTGTAGCTTGTCAGACAGCCAAACCTGGAGCTGAAGTGAAGCCCAAAGGTAAAGAGCAGCTGTTTGCAATAGTTATCTGAAGCCCTTTGATaagttttatttgtatagatatacatttgaaaatctcaaagtgctacagagtTTAAAAGACTAAAGGAATTgttaaaacctaaaaaaacatccaaaagaGAAATTAATAgaagacttttttaaaaaaaaaaaaaaaaaagatgagtcTTAAGGCTGATGTGTTAAATCCTATTCAGGTGTCTCTTTATGTCAGTTTTATGATAgctatttaatattgtttttttcccctcccttTCTCTTTTTCAGACTTCGGTTCAATCGGTGGGACTTCGGGCTCTACAAATTTTGGTTCTTCTACCTCAAGCTCTGGTGGCTTTAAATTTGGCACATCAGAGAGCATTCCAGAAACTGGATCAGGAGGGTTCAAGTTTGGGGGTTCACTTTCAGAGTCAACATCTTCATCAGGTGAATTTAAATTTGGAACCCTATTTGGAAACTCATCAAAAGAACCCCCCCTTAAAGACAATACTGCTTCACCAGGGTTTAAATTTGGCAGTTCGTCAGAGGGTTTTAAGTTCGGGACTGTTTCGAGCGGTGACAAAAAGTCAGACTTGCCAGCTACGGCTTCTCAAATAAACTTAGGAGCCGGTGATGAAATAGCTATTGGGACTGGATCTTCCATCACAGAAAGTACCCCTTTCAAGGGGGGCTTTAATTTTGGACTGTCAAAACCTGAAGAGAAAACATCAGATGCTACCTTAACCCCCTCCAACTCGCTTACTTTTTCTACTTCTCATTCCCCTCAAACAAAGAGTGACACTGAAGTATCTGAAAATGTTGCCACTCCTTCAGACACCACCTCTACCACTAAAACGACCATAACCAACTCAGTGTTTGGGAGATTAGGCGAATCCAGTTTGACAACAAGCGCACCGCAAAGTGCTTCTCCATTTGGATCTTTACAGGGTAGCAAGGAGCCGGCTGCTCCCACGTTTACCTTTGGAAAGCCAGAGGAAAAGAAGGACGTGGCCCCTCCCTCTGTGCCCTCTTTGTTTGCGTTTGGTGCTGCAAACAAAGATGCCGAGTCTGTGTCCACACCAGTAGCTTCAGGAGGATTTTCTTTCAATAGGTCCGGTGGGACCACAGAACCATCCGCACCAGTTTTTACTTTTGGCAAGCCTGCAGACAAGAGTGAAGCAACCAGTTCAGAGACCCAACAACCAAGCTTCAATTTTGGCCAAAGTGCTACAGGTATTGTCATTTTTCAAAGTTGAGAAGAGCTTAGTCAATTCTTTGAAACTGTGAAGAACATTACTGTAATCCAAAGtaaatcattgtgtatattAATTCTTTTTGGTTGAATGTTCTTTACTGAAAGCTACATCTTCTTAACCCAAACAGATTCTACTGGTGCTGCTCCAAAGCCTACATTTTTCATCCAACCGAGCAACCCCAACACCACaaccacatcatcatcatcctcaacCCCTGCACCCATTCTGTTTGGTGGTGGCATCTctaccagcagcagcagcacatctgTCTCAGCTCCCTCTGCTGCTCCCAGCACTTTTGTGTTTGGCCAACCCGCTGCAGCTTCCAATGATGCATCTCCAGCTAAAGCATTTGTGTTTGGCCAGAATCAGGACAGCCAGCCATCAGTAACATCCTCTGCTCCTGCCCCTGCTCCATCTCAGCCCTTCATCTTTGGTGGTTCTGCCATCAATTCTACCCCAGCTGCTCCAACCTTCAGCTTTGGAGCAGCAGCACCACCTGCTGCTTCTACCTCAGGTTTGTGTCTGTGCTAAAAGCctttaagttttttgttttattttagcatttaCCCTGCAAATGTATTcaagattgttttgtttttctagcTCCATCTACTACTCCCTCTCCGTTCATATTCAACCCAGCGGGTATGGAGCCAGGTGCGTTTGGGGCCAACCCAACTCCTTCATTTGGATCGTCTTTTGGATCTCCGTTCACAGCCACGCCTTCACAAACCCCAGCCTTTGGGGGCAAATCCAACGCAGTTCCCGTCTTTGGCCAACAAGCTAACTCCACACCTGTGTTTGGAGCGACCGCTAACTCTGTACCAGGTGAGCCCCTCGCACCAAGTGACCTCTCCAGACTTATGTAATAAGAGACTTACCAGAATGTCAAACGTTTTATATTTAGCAGGCGGAGGCTTTCCGTTTGGAGGAGCTGGTGCATTTGGACCTACAAACAACACCTCGGGTGTGTTTACGTTTGGAGCAGGATCAGCAGGCTCCCCAGCCCCCTCTGCTAACGCCTCCATCGCACCTCAGGGAGGAATACTGGGATTTAACTATAGCCAAGCCCCAGCATTTAATATTGGGTACGTGTTCTCTCTTTTGTTCAGGCTACAACTAATAATTCAGATGGACTAGCAACTAGAATGTGTTTTAAGTAACAATTATTAACAATATTTAATAGTGCTTGGAATAAAATGGGAGCGACAATTCAAGGCATTAACTCCAAATCTTAGTTGTTTAAAATGTATACAATTAATGCATTGATTATTATGATGAAATAGTGTAAAGTTTttaaatgacgttttttttcttcttaggTCGACTAAATCCTTTCCTGCCTCTCCAGGCGGACAGCCAGCGATTGCTGGCCGCAAAATGAAGGTAGCAGTGCGGCGCAGAAAGTAGAGCTCAGTTGCTTCAATAAAGAGTAAAGGAGATTTGACGTAGACTTGACTGCATTTTCACTGAAGGCTTAATGAAGTCCTGGTTGGTCTCAGCAGAACACTGAAAATTGTTGGCATGTGAAGTGCAGCTGAGGCTCAGGACCTCTATGTGCTGGGGTCGCATGGCTGAATGGTAGTCCGGGGTTGTGTTTTAGCTGTGAGTTCAGCTGATTACTTTCAGAGGTTTTCACATTTGACACCAGAAACGTTCATCCGTCACCACAACCACAGGACTTCACATTAAACATAAACTGTTGACACACTTAGACACAGACTTACTACAATTTGGAAGGATGTCAAAGTCAGCATTAGAAGACGAGCTTGGCGGTCATATCTATATTTTGAAAAACGGACAAATGTGTTCTTGACTTTACGCATgactttttgtattaaaataaaggcAAAAACAGTGAGGTTAAAGTGGTGCGAGTGGATGAATGTGGCCGATCAGGGGATGATGTGTGAGTGATGCAGTTAATTTGTAAAGTATTCTGAACAATGGTTACGTGGCGTTGGAGAAGTCATCATGACGTCAGTGTTGTGTGCTGTGTGTACAGGGATGAACGTGAAATCTGTGTGATGACCTCTGAGTGCTCATAAATCCCTCCCACCTGATGTACAGACGAGATGTGTTTGGCTGTTTTTTATGtgctgaggtctgtgtgtgtgtgtgtataaactaAACAGTCATCGCCCGGCGCCACTCGCCTTCATGGGCGTGCAAGCAAATGAATGTCAGCAAATGAAACCAGGGGAAGGAGGAAGGGGCGTGGTTTAGGAGAGGAAACCACATAGAGAGACACTGTGGAGGTCGGACTGGGCTGGAGGCTGATGCCATGGTTTTTCTCTGTTAGGACTTTGTAAATGCATTGTGTCAGAGCTCCTGTTACATGTTTGAGTTCTCTGGTTCGTTTCTCTGCTCTCTCTGTTCCTTTTTCTCGCTTCTCCTGATTCCTATAACTCCCTTTATCTCTCTGCCTCTTCTACTTTAGCCCTCTCTTAATTGGCctttaaataatattataaaaACTTGTAAatagtgatattttttttaatctgtgaagttggattttttttgtgtgttacaaACTCTGCattcagcttcttttttttgtctttagaaTTTATGTAAATTCCTGGTATTCAAAGTTGCCCAAATCCATTTAAAAGAAGCTTAACTAAAAATTGGAGCGCCTTTGATGATTAAAGGTATATTGGCTTTTCTGATCCACTTTTGTTTGGACCAAAACCAGTATTGTACAAAGTATTaagtatatatttttctattgcGTGTTTAAATGGATAAGGGTGACTTTGGATG from Gouania willdenowi chromosome 11, fGouWil2.1, whole genome shotgun sequence carries:
- the nup153 gene encoding nuclear pore complex protein Nup153 — protein: MTAIRRRQNLSDDRAMAATGGGKIRSRRYHIASKPYAKSKQPQTGLISRVTDTVKSIVPSWLQKYFNNGDAPVEGEAAQTPVQNCQPPPNGSQEGPPNDERESPEPIPSNPEPSTSRASLNFQDYVLSRPPLSRSHLHFTPLDPSSSTLGASSSLFSQPSTSSAPGPFSTGFSLVKEIKDNLSQHEDDNISTTSGFSSRASDKDVPTSKTASLPQLWSPETDRTSSGSQPSQASLKKPAFNLSVFRTSSNSSLNSTLLNSSQLGDSPFYPGKTTYGGAAAVKNSRTRPGTPYQAPVRRQIKVKPAGAQPCGVTSATARRILQSLERMSSPLADVKRIPAAALSPRPLANDGVNMGVSHPHAKKKRMNSNLPPVQKLVVPAATVSAVSGNRSVSFRPTLTPVGMTRPLERTTRETPTRQSSQLPDGILDQPQSTMGSSVPVYPLSSTPAASSGGSGGGKMKRERTTTRTSLKCHQDDDVLEVPDLPAISLPISTAALPTFSFTSPLPPLANSTSSSPKVPALTPSREMLTNKGSPKAASPPFTFSSPIVKTSAASPPAFSPSDGFTFSAPVAKLGPSMSNGKLDTPIAAAVKPVTSKNTEEFDGPFKPAKTLKQGSVLDLLKSPGFASPVAQSSPSLDASTPLTSTQSSSAFKASSSSSLPASPAFSGLFKAPTGWSCDVCLVQNKPSDTKCVCCSARQPSASPKSMNSKQSPATSIGQESSSSVSTTTTTTVAATSFGTMFSKPAGIWDCDTCLVRNKPDAVKCVACETAKPGTGLKPSLTLSSAFSAVQSVCAPAAPVSTGLGDKFKKPEGAWECDVCMIQNKAEDTKCVACTNAKPGAAAGDASANSSTPVFGLGDKFKKPEGAWECDACWVQNKAADVQCVACQTAKPGAEVKPKDFGSIGGTSGSTNFGSSTSSSGGFKFGTSESIPETGSGGFKFGGSLSESTSSSGEFKFGTLFGNSSKEPPLKDNTASPGFKFGSSSEGFKFGTVSSGDKKSDLPATASQINLGAGDEIAIGTGSSITESTPFKGGFNFGLSKPEEKTSDATLTPSNSLTFSTSHSPQTKSDTEVSENVATPSDTTSTTKTTITNSVFGRLGESSLTTSAPQSASPFGSLQGSKEPAAPTFTFGKPEEKKDVAPPSVPSLFAFGAANKDAESVSTPVASGGFSFNRSGGTTEPSAPVFTFGKPADKSEATSSETQQPSFNFGQSATDSTGAAPKPTFFIQPSNPNTTTTSSSSSTPAPILFGGGISTSSSSTSVSAPSAAPSTFVFGQPAAASNDASPAKAFVFGQNQDSQPSVTSSAPAPAPSQPFIFGGSAINSTPAAPTFSFGAAAPPAASTSAPSTTPSPFIFNPAGMEPGAFGANPTPSFGSSFGSPFTATPSQTPAFGGKSNAVPVFGQQANSTPVFGATANSVPAGGGFPFGGAGAFGPTNNTSGVFTFGAGSAGSPAPSANASIAPQGGILGFNYSQAPAFNIGSTKSFPASPGGQPAIAGRKMKVAVRRRK